One genomic segment of Eikenella corrodens includes these proteins:
- the ftsZ gene encoding cell division protein FtsZ, translated as MQLVYDVVESAASPAVIKVIGIGGGGCNAINNMIDNTVQGVEFISANTDAQSLQGSKAPKRIQLGTNLTKGLGAGANPETGRNAALEDRETIADAIQGANMLFITTGMGGGTGTGAAPVVAEIARELGILTVAVVTRPFEHEGKRIQIAKDGLETLKNQVDSLIVIPNDKLMTALGEDVTVRQAFRAADNVLRNAVAGIAEVITCPGMINLDFADVRNVMGIMGMAMMGSGFAQGIDRARLATEQAIASPLLDNVTLEGARGVLVNITTAPDGLTMKEYKEIMSVVSEYAHPDAELKYGTAEDAAMEEGEIRVTIIATGLKEQGDNSQSSNLRMVKTAQATGTDGAFPEIDSVIRSGRTARTMNLAASDFANQSVLDDFEIPAVIRRQAD; from the coding sequence ATGCAGTTGGTTTATGATGTTGTCGAATCCGCAGCCAGTCCGGCGGTCATTAAAGTTATCGGTATTGGTGGCGGTGGCTGTAATGCTATTAACAATATGATAGACAACACGGTACAAGGCGTTGAATTTATTAGCGCCAACACCGATGCCCAATCTTTACAGGGCAGCAAAGCGCCCAAGCGCATCCAGCTAGGTACTAATTTGACCAAAGGTTTGGGTGCCGGCGCCAATCCGGAAACCGGCCGTAATGCCGCTCTGGAAGACCGTGAAACCATCGCCGACGCCATTCAAGGCGCCAATATGCTGTTCATTACCACCGGTATGGGTGGCGGCACCGGTACCGGCGCTGCTCCGGTAGTGGCCGAGATTGCCCGTGAGCTGGGTATCCTGACCGTGGCTGTGGTGACCCGCCCGTTCGAACATGAAGGCAAACGCATCCAGATTGCCAAAGACGGCTTGGAAACCCTGAAAAACCAAGTAGACTCGCTCATCGTTATCCCGAACGACAAACTGATGACCGCCCTGGGCGAAGATGTAACCGTGCGCCAGGCATTCCGTGCTGCTGATAACGTGTTGCGCAACGCAGTGGCCGGTATTGCCGAAGTGATTACCTGCCCCGGCATGATCAACTTGGACTTCGCCGACGTACGCAACGTAATGGGTATCATGGGCATGGCCATGATGGGTTCTGGTTTCGCACAAGGTATCGACCGTGCCCGTTTGGCTACCGAGCAGGCAATTGCCAGCCCGCTGCTGGACAATGTAACGCTGGAAGGCGCACGCGGTGTGTTGGTGAACATCACTACCGCCCCTGATGGTCTGACCATGAAAGAGTATAAAGAAATCATGTCAGTAGTGAGCGAATATGCTCACCCTGATGCTGAATTGAAATATGGTACAGCTGAAGACGCTGCCATGGAGGAAGGCGAAATCCGCGTTACCATTATTGCCACCGGCCTGAAAGAGCAAGGCGACAACAGCCAGAGCAGCAATTTGCGCATGGTGAAAACTGCCCAAGCTACCGGCACAGATGGCGCATTCCCGGAAATCGACAGTGTTATCCGTTCAGGTCGCACTGCCCGCACCATGAATTTGGCTGCTTCTGATTTTGCCAACCAATCTGTGTTGGACGATTTTGAAATTCCGGCGGTGATCCGCCGCCAGGCTGATTAA
- the ftsA gene encoding cell division protein FtsA: MSNNKQLVGALDIGTSKTIVLIGEVQDDKEIHIIGFGQAPSHGLKAGMVTNIDATAQAITQAMEEAQLMADCQIGSVVTGIAGNHIRSMNSQGVVKIKEGEVTQADIDRAIETAKAVNIPPDHQILHTVVQEYIIDNQPGVREPIGMSGVRLDTRIHIVTGAVTAMQNIQKCIERCGLHIDNMILQPLASGRAVLTEDEKELGVCVIDIGGGTTDIAVYTNGAIRHTAVIPVAGDLITRDLAQALRTPYNAAEYIKINHGVALATGDGLDEMIEVPSVGDRSPRQISRRVLASVIGPRVEEILELTRNELHRSGFPEEVLTSGVVLTGGASLLSGVVELAEDVFNLPARVGVPKEMGGLSERIRNPRYATAIGLLQTAAEYSSQHGTHNTVRQAAEGDPVFYRLKEWLKNNF; the protein is encoded by the coding sequence ATGTCAAACAACAAACAACTGGTGGGCGCACTGGACATCGGCACCTCGAAAACCATCGTTTTGATCGGCGAAGTGCAAGACGATAAGGAAATTCACATCATCGGCTTTGGCCAAGCGCCGTCACACGGCTTGAAAGCCGGCATGGTAACCAATATTGATGCCACCGCCCAAGCTATTACCCAAGCTATGGAAGAAGCCCAGCTGATGGCTGATTGCCAAATCGGCAGCGTGGTAACCGGCATTGCCGGCAACCATATCCGCAGCATGAATTCGCAAGGTGTGGTGAAAATCAAGGAAGGCGAAGTAACGCAGGCCGACATCGACCGCGCTATCGAAACCGCCAAAGCCGTAAACATCCCGCCTGATCACCAGATTCTGCACACCGTGGTGCAGGAGTACATCATCGACAACCAGCCCGGTGTGCGCGAGCCCATCGGCATGAGCGGCGTGCGGCTGGATACGCGCATTCATATCGTAACCGGTGCGGTTACCGCCATGCAGAACATTCAAAAATGTATCGAACGTTGCGGCCTGCATATCGACAACATGATTCTGCAACCCTTGGCCAGCGGTCGTGCTGTGTTGACTGAAGACGAGAAAGAACTGGGCGTGTGCGTCATCGATATCGGCGGCGGCACGACCGATATCGCCGTGTACACTAACGGTGCAATCCGCCACACCGCCGTCATTCCGGTGGCCGGCGATTTGATTACCCGCGATTTGGCGCAAGCCCTGCGTACTCCTTACAATGCCGCCGAATACATCAAAATCAACCATGGCGTAGCCTTGGCTACCGGCGATGGCTTGGATGAAATGATTGAAGTGCCCAGCGTGGGCGACCGCAGCCCGCGCCAGATTTCACGCCGTGTGTTGGCCAGTGTTATCGGCCCGCGCGTGGAAGAAATTTTAGAACTGACCCGCAATGAACTGCACCGTTCCGGTTTCCCCGAAGAAGTGCTCACTTCCGGAGTGGTGCTCACCGGCGGCGCATCTTTGCTTTCCGGTGTGGTGGAACTGGCTGAAGACGTGTTCAATCTGCCTGCCCGTGTCGGTGTGCCGAAGGAAATGGGCGGTTTGTCGGAACGCATCCGTAACCCGCGCTACGCCACCGCCATCGGCCTCCTGCAAACCGCTGCCGAATACAGCAGCCAGCATGGTACGCATAACACCGTGCGACAGGCTGCAGAGGGAGATCCTGTTTTCTACCGCCTCAAAGAGTGGCTGAAAAACAATTTCTAA
- a CDS encoding cell division protein FtsQ/DivIB — MRLWDNAGALKRINSSLYLLAAVGLISAAVMWMMNSPYFPVKLVKIDGDLHRLSATQLQQTAHRHIRGNIFKADLNEARQAFETLPWVAKAEVRRIWPDTVQIRVEERQPVARWEGGGLVDSEGKGFDAPTDENFPVFAGTPGMRKIMVEEFMEFQAILAPTNLKISRMDYSSRSSRELALENGIRLHLGRVDEQDRLRRFVQAWHEILKERAADVQYVDLRYKDGFAVRYKQGAADEDNNKQQPPSGGYD; from the coding sequence ATGCGACTTTGGGATAACGCCGGCGCACTCAAACGCATCAACAGCAGCCTTTATCTTTTGGCTGCTGTCGGCCTGATTTCGGCAGCGGTGATGTGGATGATGAATTCGCCGTATTTCCCGGTGAAACTGGTGAAAATCGACGGCGACCTGCACCGCTTAAGTGCCACCCAGCTGCAACAAACCGCCCATCGTCACATCCGCGGCAATATATTCAAAGCCGATTTGAACGAAGCGCGGCAGGCGTTTGAAACGCTGCCTTGGGTGGCTAAGGCGGAGGTGCGCCGAATCTGGCCGGATACGGTGCAAATCCGGGTGGAAGAGCGGCAGCCTGTGGCGCGCTGGGAAGGCGGCGGGCTGGTGGATAGCGAAGGCAAAGGCTTTGATGCCCCCACCGATGAAAACTTTCCCGTATTTGCAGGCACGCCGGGAATGCGTAAAATTATGGTGGAGGAATTTATGGAGTTCCAAGCCATCTTGGCGCCGACTAATCTGAAAATCAGCCGCATGGATTATAGTTCTCGTTCCTCGCGGGAGCTGGCTTTGGAAAACGGCATCCGGCTGCATCTGGGTCGTGTCGACGAACAAGATCGTCTGCGCCGCTTTGTGCAGGCATGGCACGAAATCTTGAAAGAACGCGCAGCTGACGTACAATACGTGGATTTGCGCTATAAAGACGGCTTTGCCGTGCGCTACAAACAGGGCGCGGCAGATGAAGACAACAACAAGCAACAACCGCCATCAGGCGGGTATGACTGA
- a CDS encoding D-alanine--D-alanine ligase, whose product MNKQFGKVAVLNGGFSSEREVSLDSGAAVLAALQSRGIDAHRFDPKEQDILQLKAQGFQVAFNVLHGTYGEDGTVQALLDSIGIPYTGCGMAASALGMDKYRCKLIWQALGLPVPDFAVLHDDTDFAAVEAELGLPMFVKPAAEGSSVGVVKVKQPGELPKVYRELRERHLHGEIIAERFVDGGEYTCAVLGQQALPSIRIIPATEFYDYDAKYFRDDTVYQCPSDLDAAGEAEIRRLAKAGFEAIGGRGWGRVDFLRSQSGKLYLLEINTVPGMTSHSLVPKAAAQTGLDFADLCVEVLSHATLG is encoded by the coding sequence ATGAACAAGCAGTTTGGCAAAGTGGCCGTATTGAACGGCGGATTTTCCAGCGAGCGTGAAGTGTCGCTCGACAGCGGCGCGGCCGTATTGGCCGCCTTGCAGAGCCGGGGCATCGATGCCCACCGGTTCGACCCGAAAGAACAAGACATCCTGCAACTGAAAGCGCAGGGTTTTCAGGTAGCCTTCAATGTGCTGCACGGCACCTATGGCGAAGACGGCACCGTGCAGGCGCTGCTCGATTCCATCGGCATCCCCTACACCGGCTGCGGCATGGCCGCCTCTGCGCTGGGTATGGACAAATACCGCTGCAAACTGATTTGGCAGGCGCTCGGCCTGCCCGTACCCGATTTCGCCGTATTGCACGATGATACTGATTTTGCCGCTGTGGAAGCCGAGCTCGGCCTGCCGATGTTTGTGAAGCCCGCCGCCGAAGGCAGCAGCGTGGGCGTGGTGAAAGTGAAGCAGCCCGGCGAGTTGCCGAAAGTGTACCGCGAGCTGCGCGAACGCCATCTGCACGGCGAAATCATCGCCGAACGCTTTGTCGACGGCGGCGAATACACTTGCGCCGTGCTCGGCCAACAGGCACTGCCCAGCATCCGCATCATCCCGGCCACCGAGTTTTACGATTACGACGCCAAGTATTTCCGTGACGATACGGTATACCAATGCCCCAGCGATTTGGATGCAGCGGGCGAGGCCGAAATCCGCCGCCTGGCCAAAGCGGGCTTTGAAGCCATCGGCGGGCGCGGCTGGGGCAGGGTGGATTTCCTGCGCAGCCAGAGCGGAAAGCTTTATTTGTTGGAAATCAACACCGTGCCCGGTATGACCAGCCACAGTCTGGTGCCGAAAGCCGCCGCGCAAACCGGCTTGGATTTTGCCGATTTATGCGTTGAAGTATTGAGCCATGCGACTTTGGGATAA
- the murC gene encoding UDP-N-acetylmuramate--L-alanine ligase, protein MKQRVKRIHFVGIGGSGMCGLAEVLYKEFDVSGSDQAQSAVTRQLADMGIKVFHGHAAEHIEGVDVVVTSTAIKPDNPEVLAAREAGIPVIPRAMMLAEIMRFGQGIAIAGTHGKTTTTSLTASILTAAGLDPTFVIGGKLTAAGTNAKLGGGQYIVAEADESDASFLYLTPVITVVTNIDTDHMDTYDHSVDKLHQAFVEFVHRMPFYGKAFLCIDSEHVRAILPEIQKPFATYGLDETADIYADNVHSEGAQMCFTVHLNKRSIAPFEVRLNAPGRHNVLNALAAIGVALECGADVEAIQRGLAGFGGVGRRFQSYGEIKLPQGGSALVIDDYGHHPVEMAATLSAARGAYPESRLVLAFQPHRYTRTRDLFEDFVRVLNTADAVVLTDVYAAGEEPIVAADSRALTRALRVAGKLEPIYCADVADMPATLLNMLQDGDLLLNMGAGSINKVPQALRDLAAHG, encoded by the coding sequence ATGAAGCAACGAGTAAAACGCATCCATTTCGTCGGCATCGGCGGCTCTGGCATGTGCGGCCTGGCCGAGGTGCTGTATAAAGAATTCGACGTATCCGGCTCGGATCAGGCACAAAGCGCGGTAACGCGCCAGCTGGCCGATATGGGCATCAAGGTGTTCCACGGCCATGCGGCAGAGCATATCGAAGGCGTGGACGTGGTGGTTACCTCCACCGCCATCAAGCCGGATAATCCGGAAGTGTTGGCCGCCCGCGAGGCAGGCATTCCGGTGATTCCGCGCGCCATGATGCTGGCGGAAATTATGCGCTTCGGCCAGGGCATCGCCATTGCCGGCACGCACGGTAAAACCACCACCACCAGCCTCACTGCCTCCATTCTCACCGCCGCCGGCCTCGATCCGACTTTCGTTATCGGCGGCAAGCTCACCGCTGCGGGCACCAATGCCAAGCTCGGCGGCGGGCAGTATATTGTGGCCGAGGCCGACGAATCAGACGCCTCTTTCCTGTATCTCACGCCCGTGATTACCGTGGTGACCAATATCGACACCGACCACATGGACACCTACGACCACAGCGTGGACAAGCTGCACCAGGCCTTTGTGGAATTTGTGCATCGTATGCCGTTCTACGGAAAGGCATTTTTGTGTATCGACAGCGAACATGTGCGCGCCATCCTGCCGGAGATTCAGAAACCGTTTGCTACCTATGGCTTAGACGAAACCGCCGATATTTATGCTGATAATGTGCACAGCGAAGGTGCGCAGATGTGCTTTACCGTGCACCTGAACAAACGCTCAATCGCGCCGTTTGAAGTGCGGCTGAATGCGCCGGGGCGGCACAATGTGCTCAACGCGCTGGCTGCCATCGGCGTGGCGCTGGAGTGCGGCGCGGACGTGGAAGCCATTCAGCGTGGGCTGGCCGGTTTCGGCGGCGTGGGACGGCGTTTCCAAAGCTACGGCGAAATCAAGCTGCCGCAAGGCGGCAGCGCCTTGGTGATCGACGACTACGGCCACCATCCGGTGGAAATGGCTGCCACGCTCTCCGCCGCACGCGGTGCTTATCCAGAAAGCCGCCTGGTGTTGGCATTCCAGCCGCACCGCTACACCCGCACCCGCGATTTGTTTGAAGACTTCGTACGCGTGCTGAACACCGCCGATGCAGTGGTGCTGACCGATGTATACGCTGCCGGCGAAGAGCCGATTGTGGCCGCCGACAGCCGTGCGCTCACCCGTGCCCTGCGCGTGGCCGGCAAGCTGGAGCCGATTTACTGCGCTGATGTGGCCGATATGCCCGCCACCTTGCTTAATATGCTGCAAGATGGCGACCTGCTGCTGAATATGGGCGCAGGCAGCATCAATAAAGTACCGCAGGCTTTGCGGGATTTAGCAGCGCATGGATGA
- the murG gene encoding undecaprenyldiphospho-muramoylpentapeptide beta-N-acetylglucosaminyltransferase: protein MGVKTFLLMAGGTGGHIFPALAVAAALRERGHKVVWLGSEGAMETRIVPQHGIEIETLAIKGVRGNGLKRKLMLPFTLWHTIRAARSIIRKHQVDGAIGFGGFVTVPGGVAAKLCGVPLVIHEQNAVAGLSNRILAKLASRVLYAFPKAFSDENGLVGNPVRADIAALPAPQERFAERSGSLKLLVTGGSLGADILNRLLPEAMALLPAEQRPQVRHQSGRGKLEGLRQRYAEAGVQAECSEFIDDMAAAYGAADLVVCRSGALTIAELAAAGVGALLVPYPYAVDDHQTANARFVAAGEAGLLLPQSELTAEKLALVLGGLNRDTCLQWAQNARQMAKPDSAAKVAEAALAAVGG from the coding sequence ATGGGCGTGAAAACCTTTTTGCTGATGGCCGGCGGTACCGGCGGGCATATTTTCCCCGCGCTGGCGGTGGCCGCCGCGCTGCGCGAACGCGGGCACAAGGTGGTGTGGCTGGGCAGCGAGGGCGCGATGGAAACGCGTATCGTGCCGCAGCACGGCATCGAAATCGAAACCCTGGCCATCAAAGGCGTGCGCGGCAACGGCCTCAAGCGCAAGCTGATGCTGCCGTTCACGCTGTGGCACACCATCCGTGCGGCGCGAAGCATCATCCGCAAGCATCAGGTAGACGGTGCCATCGGCTTCGGCGGCTTCGTTACCGTGCCCGGCGGCGTGGCAGCCAAGCTGTGCGGCGTGCCGCTGGTGATTCACGAGCAAAATGCCGTGGCCGGGCTTTCCAACCGAATTTTGGCCAAGCTGGCCAGCCGGGTGCTGTATGCCTTCCCCAAGGCGTTTAGCGATGAAAACGGGCTGGTGGGCAACCCCGTGCGCGCTGATATTGCCGCATTGCCCGCGCCGCAAGAGCGGTTTGCTGAGCGTTCAGGTAGCCTGAAGCTGTTGGTTACCGGCGGCAGCCTAGGCGCAGATATTCTCAACCGCCTGCTGCCCGAAGCAATGGCCTTGCTGCCTGCCGAGCAACGCCCCCAAGTGCGGCACCAAAGCGGGCGCGGCAAGCTGGAAGGCTTGCGCCAGCGTTATGCCGAAGCCGGTGTGCAGGCTGAATGCAGCGAATTTATTGATGATATGGCAGCGGCCTACGGTGCGGCGGATTTGGTGGTGTGCCGCTCCGGCGCGCTTACCATTGCCGAGCTGGCCGCGGCTGGCGTGGGCGCATTGCTCGTGCCCTACCCCTATGCGGTGGACGACCACCAAACCGCCAACGCCCGTTTCGTGGCCGCCGGCGAGGCCGGGCTGCTTTTGCCGCAGAGCGAGCTGACGGCGGAGAAACTGGCTTTGGTGCTGGGCGGCCTCAACCGCGACACTTGCCTCCAATGGGCGCAAAACGCCCGCCAAATGGCCAAACCGGATAGTGCGGCCAAGGTGGCAGAAGCTGCGCTGGCAGCAGTGGGCGGATGA
- the ftsW gene encoding putative lipid II flippase FtsW, whose product MITESKLLDRKILRHGHIIDQSLLWLVVLMLGFSLVMVYSASVAFAGQGGGNKWAFLIRQAAYIAVGGGAAWVAFRVPMRTWQKYSMVLLVISLLMLIAVLLVGRDVNGARRWIPLGVANLQPSEFFKLAVILYLSGFFMRRAEVLQHLKKVCWVALPVGCGLGLIMLQPDFGSFVVVSVISVGLLFLVGLPFRWFIVVVLAGLSGMVTLVLISPYRMARVTAFLDPWADPLGSGYQLTHALMAIGRGGWTGVGLGAGLEKRFYLPEAHTDFITAVIGEEFGFLGMMLLTACYLWLVWRSFSIGKMARDLEQFFGAFVASGVGIWLGIQSFFNIGVNIGLLPTKGLTLPLISFGGSALVAMLIAVALLLRVDYENRRKMRGFEV is encoded by the coding sequence ATGATTACCGAATCCAAACTCCTCGACCGCAAAATCCTGCGCCACGGCCACATCATCGATCAATCGCTGCTGTGGTTGGTGGTGCTGATGCTGGGCTTCAGCCTGGTGATGGTGTATTCCGCCTCGGTGGCCTTTGCCGGGCAGGGCGGCGGCAATAAATGGGCATTCCTTATCCGCCAGGCGGCCTATATTGCCGTGGGCGGCGGGGCGGCTTGGGTGGCGTTCCGGGTGCCGATGCGCACTTGGCAGAAGTATTCGATGGTGCTGCTGGTGATCAGCCTGCTGATGCTGATTGCGGTGCTGCTGGTAGGGCGCGATGTGAACGGCGCGCGGCGTTGGATTCCTTTGGGCGTGGCCAATTTGCAGCCGAGCGAATTTTTCAAGCTGGCGGTGATTCTTTATCTTTCCGGCTTTTTCATGCGCCGCGCCGAAGTGTTGCAGCATTTGAAGAAAGTGTGCTGGGTGGCGCTGCCGGTGGGCTGCGGGCTGGGGCTGATTATGCTGCAGCCGGATTTCGGCTCGTTTGTGGTGGTGTCGGTAATCAGCGTGGGCTTGTTGTTTTTGGTGGGGCTGCCGTTTCGCTGGTTTATCGTGGTGGTGCTGGCCGGTTTGAGCGGCATGGTGACGCTGGTGTTGATTTCGCCCTACCGCATGGCGCGTGTTACCGCCTTCCTCGATCCGTGGGCCGACCCGCTGGGCAGCGGCTACCAGCTCACTCACGCGCTGATGGCCATCGGACGCGGCGGCTGGACGGGCGTGGGCTTGGGCGCAGGGCTGGAAAAACGCTTCTACCTGCCTGAAGCGCATACCGATTTCATCACCGCCGTGATCGGTGAGGAATTCGGCTTTCTCGGCATGATGCTGCTCACCGCCTGCTATTTGTGGCTGGTGTGGCGTTCGTTTTCCATCGGCAAAATGGCGCGCGATTTGGAGCAGTTTTTTGGCGCGTTTGTGGCCAGCGGCGTGGGCATTTGGCTGGGGATTCAGAGCTTTTTCAATATCGGCGTGAACATCGGCCTGTTGCCCACCAAGGGGCTGACCCTGCCGCTGATTTCCTTCGGCGGCTCGGCACTGGTGGCCATGCTGATAGCCGTGGCGCTGCTGCTGCGGGTGGATTATGAAAACCGGCGCAAAATGCGCGGTTTTGAAGTGTGA
- the murD gene encoding UDP-N-acetylmuramoyl-L-alanine--D-glutamate ligase, translating to MKSEWQNQKILVAGMGGSGISMLDFLSRQGAAVAAYDADFPAAKQAELQQRFPGLACHTGYLKNALAEGFDILALSPGVSERTPEIEAFKQAGGRVLGDVEILAHELSGKRNKIIAITGSNGKTTVTSLVGHLCRECGLDTVVAGNIGTPVLEAYEDRQEQSADVWVLELSSFQLENTDHLNAAAAAVLNISEDHLNRYDDLLDYAHAKDKIFRGSGVQVINADDALCRAMKRSGREVRRFSLQQETDYWFDAASGYLKHGAETLIAAADIPLQGLHNAANVLAALALCEAIGLPREQLLRHVRTFKGLPHRVEKIGEKNGVVFIDDSKGTNVGATEAAIAGLQSPLFLIAGGQGKGQDFTPLKNVLPGKARAVLLIGEDAPQIRRDLAGCGVEMMDCASLQEAVQTAYRLAEPGDIVLLSPACASFDMFKGYAHRSQVFIEAFEAL from the coding sequence ATGAAAAGCGAATGGCAAAACCAAAAAATCCTCGTGGCCGGGATGGGCGGCAGCGGCATTTCCATGTTGGATTTCCTGAGCCGCCAAGGCGCGGCGGTAGCCGCTTATGATGCCGACTTCCCCGCCGCCAAACAGGCCGAACTGCAACAGCGTTTCCCCGGCCTGGCCTGCCACACAGGCTACCTGAAAAACGCATTGGCCGAAGGTTTCGACATTCTTGCCCTTAGCCCCGGCGTCAGCGAGCGCACGCCCGAAATCGAAGCCTTCAAACAGGCCGGCGGCCGTGTGCTGGGCGATGTGGAAATCTTGGCGCACGAGCTTTCCGGCAAGCGCAACAAAATCATCGCCATCACCGGCAGCAACGGCAAAACCACCGTAACCAGCCTGGTCGGCCATTTGTGCCGCGAATGCGGGCTGGATACCGTGGTGGCCGGCAATATCGGCACGCCCGTGCTCGAAGCCTATGAAGACCGGCAGGAGCAGAGCGCCGATGTGTGGGTGCTCGAACTTTCCAGCTTTCAGCTGGAAAACACCGACCATTTGAACGCCGCCGCCGCCGCCGTACTCAATATTTCCGAAGACCACCTCAACCGCTACGATGACCTGCTCGACTACGCCCACGCCAAAGATAAAATCTTCCGCGGCAGCGGTGTGCAGGTGATCAATGCCGACGATGCGCTGTGCCGCGCCATGAAACGCAGCGGCCGCGAAGTGCGCCGCTTTTCGCTGCAGCAGGAAACCGATTATTGGTTTGACGCCGCATCGGGCTACCTGAAACACGGCGCGGAAACGCTGATTGCCGCCGCCGACATTCCGCTGCAAGGCCTGCACAACGCCGCCAACGTGCTGGCCGCACTGGCTTTGTGCGAAGCAATCGGCCTGCCGCGCGAGCAGCTGCTGCGCCATGTGCGCACCTTCAAAGGCCTGCCGCACCGCGTGGAAAAAATCGGCGAGAAAAACGGCGTGGTGTTTATCGACGACAGCAAAGGCACCAATGTGGGCGCCACCGAAGCCGCCATCGCCGGCCTGCAAAGCCCGCTGTTCCTGATTGCCGGCGGGCAGGGCAAAGGGCAGGACTTCACCCCGCTGAAAAACGTGCTGCCCGGCAAAGCCCGCGCTGTGTTGCTCATCGGCGAAGACGCACCGCAAATCCGCCGCGACCTGGCCGGCTGCGGCGTGGAGATGATGGATTGTGCCAGCCTGCAGGAAGCCGTGCAAACTGCCTACCGCCTGGCGGAACCCGGCGACATTGTGTTGCTCAGCCCAGCCTGCGCCAGCTTCGATATGTTTAAAGGCTATGCCCACCGCTCGCAGGTGTTCATTGAGGCGTTTGAGGCCTTGTGA
- the mraY gene encoding phospho-N-acetylmuramoyl-pentapeptide-transferase, with translation MLLWLAKLSNWISALNIFQYTTFRAVMAALTALAFSLMLGPWTIRKLTELKAGQAIRSDGPKTHLAKAGTPTMGGVLILVSITVSTLLWGNVSHPYIWILLGVLLGTGALGFYDDWRKVVYKDPHGVSAKFKMVWQSSVALAAGLLLFYVASNSANNILIVPFFKQVALPLGVVGFVVLSYFTIVGTSNAVNLTDGLDGLAAFPVVLVAGGMAVFAYATGHWQFARYLQLPFVPGANEVMVFCAAMCGACLGFLWFNAAPAQVFMGDVGALALGAALGTVAVIVRQEFVLVIMGGLFVVEALSVMLQVGWYKKTKKRIFLMAPIHHHFEQKGWKETQVVVRFWIITIVLVLVGLSTLKIR, from the coding sequence ATGCTTTTATGGTTGGCCAAACTCAGCAACTGGATTTCGGCGCTGAACATTTTCCAATACACCACTTTCCGCGCAGTGATGGCGGCGCTTACGGCTTTGGCGTTCAGCCTGATGCTGGGGCCGTGGACTATCCGCAAGCTCACCGAACTTAAAGCCGGCCAGGCCATCCGCAGCGACGGGCCGAAAACCCATTTGGCCAAGGCAGGCACGCCCACCATGGGCGGGGTGCTGATTTTGGTGTCGATTACGGTGTCCACGCTGTTGTGGGGCAATGTATCGCACCCGTATATCTGGATTCTGCTCGGCGTGCTGCTGGGCACGGGCGCGCTGGGCTTCTACGACGACTGGCGCAAGGTAGTGTATAAAGATCCGCACGGCGTGTCGGCCAAATTTAAGATGGTGTGGCAGAGCAGCGTGGCGCTGGCGGCCGGCCTGCTGCTGTTTTATGTGGCGAGCAATTCGGCAAACAATATTTTAATCGTGCCGTTTTTTAAGCAGGTGGCGCTGCCTTTGGGCGTGGTGGGCTTTGTGGTGCTGTCGTATTTCACCATTGTCGGCACGTCCAATGCGGTAAACCTGACCGACGGCTTGGACGGCTTGGCGGCTTTCCCGGTGGTGTTGGTGGCCGGGGGGATGGCGGTGTTTGCCTATGCCACCGGGCACTGGCAGTTTGCACGCTATCTGCAGTTGCCCTTCGTGCCAGGGGCGAACGAGGTGATGGTGTTCTGCGCGGCCATGTGCGGCGCGTGCTTGGGCTTTTTGTGGTTCAACGCGGCACCGGCGCAGGTGTTTATGGGCGACGTGGGCGCATTGGCGCTGGGCGCGGCGCTGGGCACGGTGGCGGTAATTGTGCGGCAGGAATTTGTGTTGGTGATTATGGGCGGGCTGTTTGTGGTGGAAGCTTTGTCGGTGATGCTGCAGGTGGGCTGGTATAAGAAAACCAAAAAACGCATCTTCCTGATGGCGCCGATTCACCACCATTTCGAGCAGAAGGGCTGGAAGGAAACGCAGGTGGTGGTGCGCTTTTGGATCATCACCATCGTGCTGGTGCTGGTGGGCTTGAGTACATTGAAAATTCGTTAA